Proteins encoded together in one Methanomassiliicoccales archaeon window:
- a CDS encoding phosphoribosyltransferase: MVEEDSFRCKIVTWDEISRWTLDVARQIQDCRCHPSVIVGLTRGGWIPARLLCDHLQVKKLYAVKTEHWGITANQNGKALLTQELNANVEGEDVLIVDDITDTGESLKLAIAHVSKLSPKEIRTACLLHITHSKIEPDYYSVKVAEKEWTWFIFPWNLHEDLRTLLPKTLAEGRTEDEIRERFKEQFQIEVGEDLVRGTLKDLEAAGKVKRTGRTWVRVK; encoded by the coding sequence ATGGTTGAGGAGGATAGTTTCCGTTGCAAGATAGTCACATGGGATGAGATATCACGTTGGACTTTGGATGTGGCGCGGCAGATACAAGACTGCCGCTGCCACCCTTCAGTAATCGTAGGCCTGACTAGAGGGGGATGGATCCCAGCGCGACTCCTCTGCGATCATCTTCAGGTGAAGAAGCTGTATGCCGTGAAGACCGAGCATTGGGGTATCACGGCCAATCAGAATGGCAAGGCCCTTCTCACGCAGGAGCTCAACGCTAATGTTGAAGGAGAGGACGTCCTCATCGTGGACGATATCACGGATACCGGAGAGAGCCTGAAACTTGCCATTGCCCATGTGAGCAAACTGTCGCCTAAAGAAATACGCACCGCTTGTCTTCTGCATATAACTCATTCCAAGATCGAACCTGATTATTATTCAGTCAAAGTGGCAGAGAAGGAATGGACGTGGTTCATCTTCCCTTGGAACTTGCATGAGGACCTCCGCACACTTCTTCCCAAGACATTGGCCGAGGGAAGAACGGAGGATGAGATAAGAGAGCGCTTCAAGGAGCAGTTCCAAATAGAAGTGGGAGAGGATCTGGTCCGAGGTACATTAAAGGATCTGGAAGCGGCAGGTAAGGTGAAGCGCACCGGCCGCACATGGGTCAGAGTAAAGTGA